In Oncorhynchus clarkii lewisi isolate Uvic-CL-2024 chromosome 2, UVic_Ocla_1.0, whole genome shotgun sequence, one DNA window encodes the following:
- the LOC139375924 gene encoding calcium/calmodulin-dependent protein kinase type 1D-like, with product MASENGESGGGSWKKNVDDIKKVFEFKEVLGTGAFSEVVMAREKTTGKMVAVKCIPKKALKGKETSIENEIAVLRKIKHENIVALEDIYESPNHLYLIMQLVSGGELFDRIVEKGFYTEMDASRLIKQVLNAVNYLHDMGIVHRDLKPENLLYYNPHDEAKIMISDFGLSKMEGTGDVMATACGTPGYVAPEVLAQKPYSKAVDCWSIGVIAYILLCGYPPFYDENDSKLFEQILKADYEFDAPYWDDISDSAKQFISSLMEKDPEKRFTCDQALAHPWIAGDTALCKNIHESVSRQMRKNFAKSKWRQAFNATAVIRHMRRLQLGSSLGGSFGSSMSVDQPGQNSMPAKSMSVDCASLSRKDGPLQPLSTLPPLPSSPAACSAPVSIGVEPHVEPEAVVEVPRPRPSTVTTIHTGTK from the exons TGGTGCATTCTCGGAAGTGGTAATGGCCAGGGAGAAGACCACAGGGAAGATGGTTGCAGTGAAGTGTATCCCTAAGAAAGCACTGAAGGGGAAGGAGACCAGCATCGAGAACGAAATCGCCGTGCTAAGGAA GATAAAACATGAGAACATTGTGGCTTTGGAGGACATCTATGAGAGCCCCAACCACCTATACCTCATCATGCAGTT GGTGTCTGGGGGTGAGTTGTTTGACCGCATCGTAGAGAAGGGCTTCTACACAGAGATGGACGCCAGCAGACTCATTAAACAGGTGCTGAATGCTGTCAACTACCTCCACGACATGGGCATCGTACACAGAGACCTCAAG CCAGAGAACCTTCTCTACTACAACCCCCATGATGAGGCTAAGATCATGATCAGTGACTTTGGTCTGTCTAAGATGGAGGGGACAGGAGACGTGATGGCTACAGCCTGTGGAACACCAGGATATGTGG CCCCCGAGGTTCTGGCTCAGAAGCCCTACAGCAAAGCAGTGGACTGCTGGTCTATCGGAGTCATCGCTTACATTCT GTTGTGTGGCTACCCTCCGTTTTATGATGAAAATGACTCCAAGCTCTTTGAGCAGATCCTCAAGGCCGACTATGAGTTTGATGCACCGTATTGGGATGACATATCTGActcag CCAAACAGTTCATCAGCTCTCTGATGGAGAAGGATCCAGAGAAGAGATTCACCTGTGACCAGGCTCTAGCCCACCCCTG GATTGCTGGGGACACGGCTCTCTGCAAGAACATCCATGAATCAGTCAGTCGGCAGATGAGGAAAAACTTTGCCAAGAGCAAATGGAGG CAAGCGTTTAACGCCACAGCAGTGATCCGTCATATGAGGCGTCTCCAGTTAGGCAGTAGTCTGGGCGGCAGCTTTGGAAGCAGTATGAGTGTGGACCAACCAGGACAGAATTCTATGCCAGCCAAGAGCATGTCTGTAGACTGTGCCTCCCTCTCACGCAAAGACG GTCCTCTACAACCTCTGTCCACTCTGCCTCCTCTGCCATCCTCCCCTGCGGCCTGTAGCGCCCCCGTTAGCATCGGAGTGGAACCACATGTAGAACCAGAGGCAGTGGTGGAGGTGCCCCGGCCACGCCCCTCCACGGTCACCACCATCCACACGGGGACTAAATGA